A genome region from Cucumis sativus cultivar 9930 unplaced genomic scaffold, Cucumber_9930_V3 scaffold38, whole genome shotgun sequence includes the following:
- the LOC116405855 gene encoding E3 ubiquitin-protein ligase UPL6-like yields MSALSEVDLRGSIRVSFVNEFGVEEAGIDGGGIFKDVMENITRAAFDVQYGLFKQIADHLLYPNPGSGMIHEQHLQFFHFLEVLLAKVMFEGILVDILFATFFLSKLKQKSE; encoded by the exons ATGAGTGCATTGTCTGAAGTTGATCTTCGAGGATCG ATACGTGtgtcttttgttaatgaatttggAGTTGAGGAGGCAGGAATTGATGGTGgtggtatttttaaagatgtcaTGGAGAACATTACACGGGCAGCCTTTGACGTGCAGTATGGTTTATTTAAG CAAATTGCTGACCATTTGCTCTACCCCAATCCTGGTTCGGGAATGATACATGAGCAACATCTccagtttttccatttcctcgaAGTTCTTTTGGCAAAG GTCATGTTTGAAGGAAttcttgttgatatactttttgcaacattcttcttgagcaagttaaaacagaa ATCGGAATGA